The DNA segment AACGGCTTCCGACCGGATCCCGGGACGATCGTGGCGTTCGAGGCGCCGAGGGCGGCCGGGCCCGGAGTCCGGGTCCGCTGGGACTCCGCGGTACGCCAGGGATATCGGATTCCGCCGAATTACGACTCCATGGTGGGCAAGCTGATCGTGCACGCCGAGGACCGCCCTCGGGCGATCGAGGCGGCGAGGGGCGCGCTCGGCAGCCTGCGCATCGACGGGGTGCGGACCACCATCCCGCTCCACCGGACGATCCTGGAGCACCCCGGGTTCGTCGGCGGGGACTACGACGTCCAGTTCCTGGAGCGGAGCGGGCTCGCGCGGTGAGGGGGCCGACGTGGCCAAAGTGATCCTGGAGCCGATCGGGGAGCCGCGGGAGCGCTTCCTCCGGGACGACGTGTGGCGCGCCCAGCGCGACGCCGCCGCGGAGCGCGCGACGGTCCTCGAGGCGAAGCGCGACGCGGTGCGCGCGGGCTGGGGGCCCAAGTACGAGGCGAGGGTCCGGGAGAAAGGGAAGCTGCCGACCTGGGAGCGCCTGGAGCGGCTCAAGGACGGGGACAGCCCGGTGCTCCCCATCGGCACGCTGGTGAACTGGGGGAGGACCTTCGGCGACGACGCGAGGACTTCTCCGGGCGCGGGAGTGGTGACCGCGTTCGTTCGCGTCCACGGCCGGTGGACGGTGGCGATCGCCAACGACAACACCGTGGCGTCCGGCTCGTGGTGGCCGCGGACACCGGAGAAGATCCAGCGCGCACAGGAGGTGGCGCTCCGCCTCCGCCTCCCGGTGATCTATCTCGTGGACTCGTCCGGGCTGTTCCTTCCGGAGCAGTCGCAGACGTTCCCCGGGCGCACCGGAGCGGGCGGGATCTTCCGGATGAACGCGCTCCTCTCCTCGGCGGGGGTGCCGCAGATCGCCGGGGTTCACGGCGATTGCATCGCGGGCGGCGGCTACATGCCGATCATCAGCGACGTGGTCTACATGACCGAGCAGGCGTACATGGTGATCGCGGGCGCCGCGCTGGTGAAGGGAGGCAAGTCGCAGAAGATCACCTCGCTGTCCATCGGCGGGCCCGACGTCCACGTCCACCGGAGCCGCTGCGCCGATCACCGGGTGCCCGACGACGCCGTGCTCGTCGAGCGGCTTCGCGCCGAAGTGGCGAAGCTGCCCGGTCCGGCCTGGGCGTACTACCGATACGGGGCCGATCCGGCGCCCCCGGCGTATCCCCCGGCGGAGCTCGAGGGCCTGTTCCCGGTCGACTACCGCATGGGGTTCGACATGCGCCAGGTACTGGCGCGACTCGTCGACCACTCGCTGTTCTGGGAGGTGCTCCCCGGCGTCGGCCCCGAGATGATCTGCGGCGTGGCGAGGGTGGGCGGCCTCTACGCCGGGTTCGTCGCCAACAACCCGCTCCTGACCGACGATCCCGTGCGCCGCGACGCGAAACGCCCGGGCGGGATCCTGTACCGCGAGGGGATCGCCAAGGTCTCGCAGTTCTCCCGGGCGCTGAACGACGACGGGATCCCGATCGTCTGGCTCCAGGACATCTCGGGGTTCGACATCGGTCCCGAGGCCGAGCGGGAGGGGCTTCTCGGGTACGGATCGAGCCTGATCTACACCAACTCGACCAACGTCGTGCCGATGTTCACGGTGCTCCTGCGCAAGGCGTCGGGGGCCGGGTACTACGCGCTGTCGGGGCTTCCGTATCGGCCGTTGATCCAGCTCGCGACGCCGATGACGCGCCTCGCGGTGATGGAGGGGAAGACGCTGGCGATCGGGGCGTTCAACGCGAAGCTCGACGACCACTTCAACATCGTGGCGAAGACGCCCGAGGAGGCCGAGGAGACCCGGAGGGGAATGGACACGGTAGAGGCGCGCATCAATCGCGACATGGACCCGGTGCTGGCCGCGTCGCGCATGGACGTGGACGAGATCGTTCGGCCCGGCGAGCTCCGCCTCTGGATCGAGGCCGCCGTCGAGATGGCGTATCAGTCCACCGGCTACCGGCGGGTGAAGAACCCGAGGATCTGGTCGCTGCACGATCTGTCGGTCCTGGCGGGGTGAGGGGATGAACGAGCCGATCGTCGTGGTCGGGACGGAGCACGGCGCCGAGGGGAGGACGCGCGTGGTGTCGCCGGCCGTCGGGATCTGGACGGACCACCCGCGTCCGGGCGCCCTCCTGGGCCCCGGAAGCCGGATCGGCCTCCTCGCGCGCCTCAATCACCGCTTCGCGCTGGTCCTGCCGGACGGAGTCGAGGGGAGGGTCGCTCCGGGGCTTCCCCGCGATCGCGCTCTCGCCGTGGAGTACGGACAGTCGCTCTTCGAGCTGTCACCGGCGCACGAAGGAGAGGGCCCCCAGCTCTCCGCCGAGGAACGCGACTCCCGCCGCGCCGGAACGGGACTCCCGCCGGGAACGTGGGCGGTGCTCTCGCCCACCGACGGTGTCTTCTACCGCCGCCCTTCGCCGGCGTCTCCTCCCTTCGTCGAGCCCG comes from the Terriglobia bacterium genome and includes:
- a CDS encoding propionyl-CoA carboxylase produces the protein MAKVILEPIGEPRERFLRDDVWRAQRDAAAERATVLEAKRDAVRAGWGPKYEARVREKGKLPTWERLERLKDGDSPVLPIGTLVNWGRTFGDDARTSPGAGVVTAFVRVHGRWTVAIANDNTVASGSWWPRTPEKIQRAQEVALRLRLPVIYLVDSSGLFLPEQSQTFPGRTGAGGIFRMNALLSSAGVPQIAGVHGDCIAGGGYMPIISDVVYMTEQAYMVIAGAALVKGGKSQKITSLSIGGPDVHVHRSRCADHRVPDDAVLVERLRAEVAKLPGPAWAYYRYGADPAPPAYPPAELEGLFPVDYRMGFDMRQVLARLVDHSLFWEVLPGVGPEMICGVARVGGLYAGFVANNPLLTDDPVRRDAKRPGGILYREGIAKVSQFSRALNDDGIPIVWLQDISGFDIGPEAEREGLLGYGSSLIYTNSTNVVPMFTVLLRKASGAGYYALSGLPYRPLIQLATPMTRLAVMEGKTLAIGAFNAKLDDHFNIVAKTPEEAEETRRGMDTVEARINRDMDPVLAASRMDVDEIVRPGELRLWIEAAVEMAYQSTGYRRVKNPRIWSLHDLSVLAG
- a CDS encoding acetyl-CoA carboxylase biotin carboxylase subunit (an AccC homodimer forms the biotin carboxylase subunit of the acetyl CoA carboxylase, an enzyme that catalyzes the formation of malonyl-CoA, which in turn controls the rate of fatty acid metabolism) — encoded protein: NGFRPDPGTIVAFEAPRAAGPGVRVRWDSAVRQGYRIPPNYDSMVGKLIVHAEDRPRAIEAARGALGSLRIDGVRTTIPLHRTILEHPGFVGGDYDVQFLERSGLAR